The Candidatus Tanganyikabacteria bacterium DNA window CTCTCGAGCTGGAAGGCGGACGCCGCGCCCGCTGCCGACCTGGTCTGGAAGAAGTCGCCGTGCCGCTTCTGCGGCACCGGCTGCGGCTTGCTGGTCGGGCTCGCGGGCGGCCGCGCCGTGGCCGTCAGGGGCGATCCCGCGTCGCCGGTCAACCGGGGGCTCCTTTGCGTGAAGGGCTACCACTCGGTCCAGGCCCTCTACGGCCAGGATCGCCTGAAGACCGCGTTCGTGCGAACCGACGGCAAGCTGGAGCCGGTGCCGCTGAAAGTGGCGCTGGATCTGGTCGCCGAGAAGATTCGCGAGACCGTCGCCGCACACGGCAAGGACGCGGTCGCGATGTACGGCTCGGGGCAGTGGGCGATCCCCGACGGCTACGTGGCGGCCAAGTTCATGAAGGGGTGCCTGGGCACCAACAACCTCGAAGCGAACGCGCGCCTGTGCATGGCGAGCGCCGTGGCGGGCTTCATGACTACCTTCGGCGCCGACGAGCCCATGGGTTGCTACGAGGATCTGGACCAGGCCGACGTCTACGTGCTGTGGGGAAACAACATGGCCGAGATGCACCCGGTGCTCTTCTCGCGCATCCTCGACCGCAAGGCTCAAAATCCCGGGGTCCGGCTGATCGAACTGGCGACGCGCCGGACCCGCACCTCGGCGCAGGCCGACAGGTCGCTGTACTTCAGGCCCCAGACCGATCTGGCCATCGCGAACGCCGTCTGCCAGCACATCCTGGCGACGGGGAAGGCGAACCGGGAGTTCCTCGACCGGCATTGCGCGTTCAAGCGGGGCAAGACGCAGATAGGCTACGGCCTGGCCGACGATTTCAAGTTCCAGGACGCCCCGCAGGACGCGACGTTCGAGGAGTTCGCCCGCCAGGTAGGCGAGTACCCGCCCGAGAAGGTCGCCGGTCTGTCCGGGGTGCGGGCCGAGGATATCCGCATGCTGGCGGACCTCTATGCCGATCCGACTCGCAAGGTCGTGAGCCTCTGGTGCATGGGGGCAAACCAGCACACGCGGGGGACGTGGCTCAACAACCTGATCTACGACATCCACCTGCTGGTCGGGAAGATCTCCATGCCGGGCAACGGCCCCTTCTCGCTAACCGGCCAGCCGAGCGCGTGCGGGACGGTGCGCGAGGTCGGCACCCTCACGAACCGGCTGCCAAGCGGCATGGTGACCGACGAGGCGGCGCGCCGCAAGGCCGCCGAAGTCTGGAACGTGCCTTACGAGCGGATCCCGGCCAAGCCCACGCATCACACCGTCTCCATGTTCCGCGCGCTCGACCGCGGGGAGATCCGCTTCATGTGGATCCAGGTCACCAATCCGCTGGTCACGATGCCCAACCTGCGGCGGTACCGCGACGCTGCCAGCAAGGACGGTCGCTTCATCGTCGTGTCGGACGTCTACCCGACGCCCACCACCGAGATCGCCGACGTGATCCTGCCGTCGGCGCTGTGGATCGAGCGGGAAGGGATGTTCGGCAACTCCGAGCGCCGCACGCAGCATTGGGAGAGGATGATCGAGCCGCCGGGCGAGGCCACCAGCGACGCCTGGCAGATCATCGAGGTGGCGCGGCGGCTGGGTTTCGGCGAGCAGTTCCCGTGGCCGGAGGCCGACCACGTGCGTTCGATCTGGGAGGAGTACGGCCGGTTCCACCAGGATCCCAAGCATGCCCTGGCTCCCTACGACGAGTTGCGGCGCCGCTCCGGCGTCATGTGGCCCTTCGTGGGCGGCAGGGAGGTGCGCTGGCGCTACAATCCAGAGCACGATCCGGTCGCCAAGGGGCCGGGGCCGGACTTCTACGGAAACCCGAGCCATCGCGCCAACGTGTGGCTCCGGCCGTACGAGCCGCCGCCCGAGGAGCCGGACGCCGACTACCCGTTCTGGCTCAATACCGGCCGCGTGCTCGAGCACTGGCACACGGGCTCGATGACCCGCCGGGTGCGGTTGCTGCACCGGGCCATGCCTGGCGCGTACGCGGAGCTCAACGCGGCTGACGCCGCCAGGCTGGGCGTCGGCAGCGGCGATCCCGTCCGCATCGAGAGCCGGCGGGGCTCTCTCGTGCTGCCCGCCGCCGTCGGCGAACGCGGCGAGCCCCCGCCCGGGCAAGTCTTCGTCCCGTTCTTCGACGAGGGGCTGCTCGTCAACGAGCTTACGCTCGACGCATTCTGTCCCATCTCGGCGCAGCCGGACTACAAGAAGTGCGCGGTGCGCTTGGCGAGGGCCTGACCATGAGACGACGCCTTTCGTTCATCTTCATGCTGGTGCTCCTGGCCCCGGCCCTGGCGGGCGCCTCGCCGGCGGTATCCGGAGCCGGGCGCGACGCGGCGACCTACCAGGAACGACGGGCGTTTCCCGGCGCGCCACCCTTCTACGCCCACGATCTGGGTCCGGATCTCGATCTGGATCGCGAGACCTGCCTGGGGTGCCACGAGAGCGGCGCTGACGGCGCCCCCGTTGTCCCGCACCCCGGCCTGCCGGATTGCCGGCAGTGCCACGTGGCAGCCAGGACCGATGGCCTCTTCAAGCCGACCGACTGGGTGACGCCGCCGCGGCCGCCGGCCGTGAAGGCAG harbors:
- a CDS encoding molybdopterin-dependent oxidoreductase, whose product is MATRRVRSSTTWAPRCRSRGRSEHERRRILADLDRREFLRRALAASTGVSLAASEFALSSWKADAAPAADLVWKKSPCRFCGTGCGLLVGLAGGRAVAVRGDPASPVNRGLLCVKGYHSVQALYGQDRLKTAFVRTDGKLEPVPLKVALDLVAEKIRETVAAHGKDAVAMYGSGQWAIPDGYVAAKFMKGCLGTNNLEANARLCMASAVAGFMTTFGADEPMGCYEDLDQADVYVLWGNNMAEMHPVLFSRILDRKAQNPGVRLIELATRRTRTSAQADRSLYFRPQTDLAIANAVCQHILATGKANREFLDRHCAFKRGKTQIGYGLADDFKFQDAPQDATFEEFARQVGEYPPEKVAGLSGVRAEDIRMLADLYADPTRKVVSLWCMGANQHTRGTWLNNLIYDIHLLVGKISMPGNGPFSLTGQPSACGTVREVGTLTNRLPSGMVTDEAARRKAAEVWNVPYERIPAKPTHHTVSMFRALDRGEIRFMWIQVTNPLVTMPNLRRYRDAASKDGRFIVVSDVYPTPTTEIADVILPSALWIEREGMFGNSERRTQHWERMIEPPGEATSDAWQIIEVARRLGFGEQFPWPEADHVRSIWEEYGRFHQDPKHALAPYDELRRRSGVMWPFVGGREVRWRYNPEHDPVAKGPGPDFYGNPSHRANVWLRPYEPPPEEPDADYPFWLNTGRVLEHWHTGSMTRRVRLLHRAMPGAYAELNAADAARLGVGSGDPVRIESRRGSLVLPAAVGERGEPPPGQVFVPFFDEGLLVNELTLDAFCPISAQPDYKKCAVRLARA